The genomic region accatgttcggtgcccaccgagggtaatatggcgcgttccccccttcctccttgcagaaaggcgacgaaggggcgtactatAAAAAGCCGAGAcgatccttgatcgtcctctcgctccgtgtagaggctcgggggctgctctcgcactagGCTACGGCTAAATTGTTGACCGCGTCGACAAACTAacttaaaaactcggagcctgactatgcacccgggctgtgACCAGGCCGCATGAGAGAATAACAAGGCCGACAAAGGAATAATAAGAAGAgcgttaagacctcagaggagtcaaaccactcctccgaggcctcaggggctacacccgacgggtgcgctcgcgcgcacccatcggaacaaaatactGCTAAAAAAGATCAGTCGCCTTGCAAAAGTCTggtagaacctccaagcgagtgcctacactccctttgaggctcgggggctactgtcgggtaccataattaggggtacccccaatactcctaaacatGGCTGGAGAACATCTTTAAAAAGACTGGTAAGCACGGTTCAGAGTTAAGGCCTTGTCTACCGAGGGACGCGGTCccgtctcacccgagcccagcctcgagcaagaacagtagtcctgtACGGATTCACGGCTcgaccgagggtcccctcaggcagtggaggcgcccccggctcgcccgaggcaaaGCTCGGGTAAACTTTGTCGTATAGTGACCTCGGCCAAACCGCCTTGCTACCGACCGTATcacgtgcgcatttaatgcggggatcacctgacaccttatcccgacacgcgcgcctcagtgggcaagatcgaaatgaccgcagtcacttcacccttttactgatcgttctgacaggatggcgatactattcaccccgttccgaccactgtgccaaccaccggggtaagactaacaacagtaagttaccgcctctcccgagttcagcctcgggcgcagcagggagttccgcctcgcccgaccccagcctcggccttggaaggAATCGTCGCCAcgcccgacccaggcctcggcctcagcctcggaaggaggtcttcgcctcgcccgacctaggcctcggcctcgggaggagatcttcgtctcgcccgacctaggcctcggcttcgggagaaatcaccgcctcgcccgagacggcctcggaccgactacgcgaaCAGGGAATGCAACATTATCCTTCCCCTAACTAgccacctcaggctacgaaggaacaagactggtgtcacatcaaattactccagtaacaggtaatgatgattCCCGGCATACGCCCATGACGTCGACTGTCCTCAGCTCTCTACAAAGTCAGGATCTGGGGCCGCACCGCCAaccacgcttctacagggctcaagcacttctctgcCGTCCACGttggcgcatagctacacccccatatgtacaacTGGGTCACCTCCTTGTACCTATAAAAGGAGATGCCCGAGCCTTCCCAAGGCAGGCTTTGGAAGCTCACCCAAACGGCTCATCCAACATCAACAAAACACTTCAGGGCAAACCTCCTCTCCACAACACGAGACCTCTCAAGAGACCTGGGATCCGTTCCCTCTCTCGCAAAGCTTGtatcccctactacgagcaccccggtgcaagataatataagcatgatcctccctctgctggaagtagggccttctTAGCCCGAACTAGGATAAACCTTgtatttcatcttgcatcaatccatccgGGCAGGGGCACACAACATAAAAtttactagtcggttgagggtcccccgggtccaaaacaccgacagtcgcCACTGGCTTTCCCGCGGCCCAGGGACGCATggggtgcgggggggggggggggggggggggggagcccCCGCGGTACGGATCTTTTCCCTACTCATTTTAGGAGggtttcacctctataaatatctTTGTAAGCCGCGGGAGATAATTATCTCAattgtaaatctcctgcgatctgtaaccacccgAAAATAGTGAGAAGTTGCTGGCTGGCGCCCGTGATTTTTTCCCTTCGCTTTAGAGTggttttccacgttaaatctgtgtcttctctgtgattgatccactTTGTGTCGTATTTATTTATAACATAAAATACTGTAGAATTAATAGAAGTCGTTACAGATTAAAATCAATCAAACATGCTATAAAAGAAGAGGGGCAAACTACTGAACTATGCAGCCAGGAAGTAGTAAGAAATGCACAGTACGGTATAGACATACAGGAATCCATAAATGTGCATAAATTATTTAGATTAAAGCGGCAGCAGCCGTGTCCAGCATTGAGACTTGAGAGAAGCGGCAAGCAAAGCAACGGCCAATAAAGAAAAGGGCAAAGGGTCCATCACGACGTCGCCCTGCGACCACACAGAAAGTATAACTCCTCCAGCCTGGACGGGGACGAACACGCTCTTGCAGTCGCGCACGGGGCAACGCCGAGCTTCCCGCTGCCTGCTCCGTGCGCTCTGCGCTCGCGGCCGCTGAGCCGGACAAACACAGCGAGCTTGAGCATAGTGGCGGGCGCGGAAGTGAGAATTCTTTTGTTTTTGGTTGGGAGGCCACAAGCTCCACCACGGGGCACGGGCCAATCGGCATCGTCGAAGGCGTTGCCTCGCCGCTTTCTTTAATGCTTAAGCGCTCCCGCGGTGGAGGACGAATCACCACCTCTGGCCACTTTGGCATCTGCCGATGCGTCCACTGCTCCCGGCCCCCCGCTGCATAAATACCTCCTCTCGCGGCCCATTCCCACCTCCCCCTCCTCGCCGCTCCGGGCTGACCAAGGGCTCGCCGCCTCCCgtgtcctccgactccgacagggAAAGGCGAAACCTTGGGTCGGCTCGCTAGTGGAGTGCAGGGTACGTTGATGACGGAGCTGTGGATGGAGGTGCTGCCGCCGCCCTACTTCGCGGGGCAGGCGGCGGGCGGGTGGTTCCTGCCGGACCGGCGGGCCGGGCCCGGGGCGTGGACGCTGGAGGAGAACAAGATGTTCGAGCGCGCGCTGGCGAGGGTCGACTGGGACGCGCCGGACCGGTGGGAGCGGGTGGCCGCGTTGCTGCCCGGCAGGACGGCGTCCGACGTCGCGGCCCACTACGACGACCTGGAGTGCGATGTCGGCTGCATCGAGGCAGGCTTCGTGCCCTTCCCCTGctacggcagcggcggcggcgcgtcGCAGTCCGCCGGGTTCACGTTCGACTGGGACGCCGGCGGGCTGGGCTTTAAGCGCTCCTGCTACGTGGTCGGCGGCGGCAAGCGCGAGCGCGGGCCGGACCAGGAGCGCAAGAAGGGCGTCCCCTGGACGGAGGAAGAGCACAAGTAAGCAGCCCCAACAGACGGAACTTTCGCGCTTTGATTGGTGAAATTTCCATGGCTGCTGATCTCCTCTGGTTGCCTTGCCTGCCGCAGGCAGTTCTTGATGGGCCTGAAGAAGTACGGGCGAGGGGACTGGAGGAACATCTCGCGCAACTTCGTGACGAGCCGGACGCCGACGCAGGTGGCCAGCCACGCGCAGAAGTACTTCATCCGCCTCAACTCCGGCGGCAAGGACAAGCGCCGCTCCAGCATCCACGACATCACCACCGTCAACCTCCCCGACGACGACGCGGGCGGCACCGCCTCCGCCTCGCCGCCCTCCGTGCTCACCTCCGCCTCCGCGCCCTCGTccaccggcggcggcggcccggTCGTCTCCGAGCAGTTCGGCGTGCTCGTCGACAGCAAGCCCCCGGCGCCGCACCACCACTTCGTGCCGCACCCGTACGGCAACGTGAAGCTCGAGCCCGTCAGTTCCCACCACGGCGGGTTCCTGGACGACTCTGTCCTGATGCAGATGCACTGCGGGCAGCTGCAGCCTCTCGGATGACTGGTTGTTTGTGCAGCAACAATGGTAGAAAGAGGGAAATGCCTCTCGTCTCTTTGGCCAGTTACGAGGGGTGGAGGGTACCATACCGCTCTGTTGCGTTGCGCGTGTCTGTTGTTGGATTTCAATCAGGCAAATAACATTTGGGTACAGCACACATTCTTGTCAAGGGTGGATGGCTCATACAGACAGCTCCGAGCTCAGCGCAGCTCGCAGCCGAGCGCTAGCGTTCTGCTGCAGCTGAAGTCACTGAACTGAGCTCCCTCGCGTGTGTTCCAGAGACGGGAGGAAGAGggtgaaaaagaaaaaaaaaacacacacacacacacagtagAAGATATGGACAATGGGATCTCTGCATTTCGGCTATGCATGTGTATACATAAGCCCACGCCCGCTGTGAAATAATTTCCTACTGTGATTTGTTTCCTGTGTTATGGGAAGCACACTGCTAGATGTTGTGATTGATTACGCTAGCTAGCCCTTTCTTTGTAGTAGTGAGGTATTGGTCGGTTAACGTCATGTATTTCGACAGCGAGTAGCATCAGCAGCATGCTGTCTGGTGTCTTGTAATGGTTTTTTATCTTTATAAGCTGGGGATGTATTAGCCTCTGATTGACCCGCCCTTTTTTTAATTAAGTATTAATCGTGATGGTGATGAAAGGGTTGTAGTTTTCATCAGCTGTTTCGTGTCGCTTTTGACGCCATAAAACCATGATGCGGATGGATGTGGTTTTTGTGAGGCGGGTTCTATAGATTTTTGTAGATTGGTCAAGTCACAAGTCAGTCACTCTGTCTCTGCCGTGCAGTGCTAGAATCTAAGCTAGGAAAAGCTTATGATTGGCCTCTCTTTGGCCGAGAATCTGGTGTTAGTGGTCTCAAGGACTGTACTTTGCTGCTGGCCAAATGACAGCTTATCTGTGACTGCAGTTGTGTGAGACGCGAACTAATATACTACTGCTGCTAATCAGCTTTCCTTCCTCCCGGCCAATGGGACCACCAGAGCGCTAGAGAACCTGATTAGTTTAGCTGGGATGGAGGAGGTTGTACCTTCCTTGACGTTGGTGGAGGAGGCATGGCTGGCGCACAGGCAACAGTGGCGGGGAAGGAATGATTCGGAGGTCCACCAATGGCGGAGGCACAAGGCATCACATGCTCACAGGCTCCCCTGGCAAGGGCACCGCCGGCACCGAGCCCACACCACCGAAAGAACAACAGGCGGACCCGCGGGTGCACGCGCACGGTCGATGTCTTCTTCTGTTGCCGGATGCTCCTCGGCCCCAACTTGCTCGCAGATTCACTCGGAACGGCGTGGTTTCTCCAGGCCAGTGGTGAGAACCAAATGCCTCCAGGAGAGGGAAAGGGGGGCTCCCTGATTTGATGCGGAGAGGAACCCAACTTTTTGCTCGGTTCTGCAGggcaaaaaagaaagaaagaaaaaaggtTGATTTGCTCGGAGGGAAGACGCAATCTTTGGCCTCCGCTGGTGGTGGCCTGCTGGACAAATAAATCTTCAGGACCTCGAGAAAGATTGGTGAGTGAGGCTTCCGTGTCGTGTGAACTGTGATTTACGCGAACATTGGTCGGGTCCCAGCACATGAACTTCAGTGGAACTGTATGGTGATTTCTAGAGAACAGTTCAGTTGCAAAAGATAAAAGGGAATAAATGGCCATCACAGAGGAACGAGGGGTCTGGAAAGAATATCGGTGGTGTCAATGTTAACACAAGAACTCTACTGCATGCTACTGGGACACGATAAGACGTCGGTATTCTCACTGTTTGCTATTGTGGCACTTGACTCAGCTCCAGCAAAAATGTGCCCATGTTGCCTACAACTCTAGCTCCAGCAATGAACAGTTCTTGTATATGTTCCCAAAATAAACTAAGCACAAGCAAGTGAGTGTACTATTCACGTCCTTATTTGTTCCAACCTCACATACTATTAGCAAGAAGGCGGAGCAGCCTTTACTCCTGGCATGTCAAATATTAGACCTTGTCTGAAAAGGTACTACCTCCATCAACTGTGGATGAAAATGATCGAAAACCATAAAAACCTATCTTAAACTACTTTTGTTTCTGCATTTAAAGTTACCAAAAACAGGGCCAGGACTAGGTATCTAGAAAAGAGAACAGTAACAGAATATATGGGGTTAAGGAAGCGAACAAATACGGATGACAATAAAAAACTTGAGTAAGATCATATGATATGGCTCAATATGTTACTCCTGTTAAAGTACCACAAGAGCACTTCTGACACTATTTACTTCATGCATGAGCTCCAAAGCATCGGTGGGGCCAAGACACTTCAGTAGTAGTCCTTTACGCGTACAATATTACATTACATCTTTCACGAGCACGTACTTTAAGACTTTGTAACTTATCCACTTATTTGTACCCTCTAGTAGTTGGGTCGTTTAAGACTTTGTAACCATATTTACGCTATAGCTAACACTATTTACACTTAAATTTGAGAATTTTAGGATCATAAATACCACGTCCTAGAGATATCTCGGTTTCTCatgttgactcggtatttacggtaACCACTTAGATTCATACACGTCTGTTACATGGGGGTCTTACATGACATTGCATAGTccattgtaataacatttacactATATCTAACACTATTTACGCTCAAACTTAAATTTTATGATCATGAATACGACGTACCAGAAATATCCACGTCTCTCATGTTGGCTCGGTATTTATGCTAACTACCTAGATTCACATACGTCTGTTATATGGAGGTCGTATGTGACATCCCATTGACCATTGTAACAACATTTACACTATATCTAACACTATTTACGCTCAAACTTAAGGATTTTACGCTCAAACCCGGCGTCCGCCCACTAGTGTCCCACATACCATATTTTCTACGCGCACTGTGAAAAGGGAATACCATCATTTATGGTATCTGTAACTGTCATAAAAATCACATCCTCTAATCAAATCTCATAATCAACTCCCCTAATAAAATCCCTATTTTTCACATGGATGTGGGTGGggcggtgaaagggaaatgggtctCAAAGCCATTTCTATTAAAGTTTTGGTGACTGACGACCATCACAACCATTTgagctaacaagtttgctaagtacaTTTCCACATGACCATAAGGAAATGATTCAAAAAGATCAATTGACAACTCAGTGCACACGGTTGCGGGCGCCCATGCCGTCGTCGTCCTTTCTCTCGTTGTATGCGTAGTGCTAGCACAATGACATTGCAGTGTTTCATCCCTCATGTAAGGGTACCGTGGAGACATTGCTGTTGTTAAAGGTAAGGGGCATGAGTGAGCGTGTTGTTTGTAACACCCCGTCTACTATCGGACTGACGATATTAACTCCTAATAGCTCTATAGGATCATATATCATCCCCACATACCAacacgagtcttgtgtgcgtattttatcctcactcatgcgcatccAAGAAAACTTTCTAATCGGTCACCCATTCTAAAATTGCTCtgggccaagcacacttaacctagaggttctttcgagacagacttccaaaaaagaagatgtacattgttttttgtatgagtattctatcaattctattaagccttggaccaGAATATCACACAGTCCACCAGGGTGAGGACAACACATTGTTGCTCCTAGTACGTGAGGACGTACACGACTGCTTTATTATATCGCAGCGTCTTTTGTTCAACTGTGTGTCTAGTGGTAATGGTCTCTTGTCTTCTATTCACATATTATTTTAGCTGAATATGATAGATACGATATACTGGTACACATAGGCTCTATAGTGACGGTTGTCAATCTATTTATAGTGGCGGTTTTGAGAACCGTTCCGGTACGGTGCTAGGGGGCCACATATTATTTTAGTCGAATATTTTTTACAAACGAGGGGAAGGCACAGGTATCTACAGCTAGATTTTGTGGAAAGAGTTTGGAGCAACTATAATAAGAGAGGCGGTGGACTATAAGTTTACAGCTAGCTGAAGCATAGTAACTAAGAAAACTTGTAATAATCTTGTAACAAAAAAAAGATAGACTGTACGTACTACGTAGATAGACCAACTACTTTATATGAGTTAACCGATAAATAATGTAAAAGTATCGATATACAGCCAGTTGGAAACTAGATTATTAACGCTGCTCTTGGATCGGCCCAAGTAGGTACAGCTAACCCCGCACTGAGCGGAGAAAAGCTCACGTTTTTGGCGCACGCAGTGACACTTGAGTGACATGCGCACTGCCGCGCCGGGGAGCTGAtcgatgcatgcatgcatgcgcgcGCAGTAAACAAACGCGCTTCATCACCGACCAGTGTAGTCTATTTCGAAGACGGAGACGGATTATTGGGCCGGACAGgtgtagggtctgtttggttttcTACCTAAGACGCCACAATCTGCCTAACGTTAGGcgctcgaattgaagaactaagctTAGGCAGGAAAGTTAGGCATATTGTGGCGCTTTAGCCCGCAAACCAAACAGCCCCGTAGTTTCCCCCACTACGGCTACGGTCATAATACTCGGCTCCCTTCTCTTGATCAGGAGACACCAGCAACTACTGCCTTGTAAAGAAACCCCCCACTGCAACTATACTGTTACTTCAAAAGTGACAAGAACATGCAGTGAgactatccgcaaccgttacccctaaatttttccctCTATATCACTTTTTCCCTCTATTTccccccctattttttcatctcccgcagcggttccccctaaatactccccctataccccactaccactataaaatatcattttctataccaactatcaattttttatctactaacaattactcgtggacccacagtACAGTGTTGTAGGGAGTGAACAGTGAAACGCTAaattgagggagagagagaagagggccGCCGACTAGAGGGCCATTTAGGGGAGGGCGCTGCAGCTGGTAGCGGTCACCTGTAGCCGCCATCCACGCGCAAGGGGAGGGGTAGAGTCATGCGCTGCGGATAGTCTGAGTGACGCAAGTTGTAAACGGTTGCGCCCAATTATTGGCACTACTACACTGCCAATTATTAACAGGCCGGTGGGGGCAGCAAGCAAGCAAGCAGGTCGAGATCAGTCAGTCGCCTCTCAGCATCTCCTGGCAGTCAGACGGCAACGGAGCACCAACTGAAACTGACCGCCGCAGCGACGTCATGGGCGAGACGGGGTCGCTATCGCCAAACAGAAACAGgcagggcggcggcggcagcggacTCGGACCAGCCAGCCCCTGCAATAAACGGGCGGGGCATCTTCGTTGCTTCCTCCGGCTGGTTgcggcagagagagagagagagatccaGAGAGACTCCAGCGCCGCGTCAAGGAACCAGCAACAACAATTCAGCAGAGCAGGTAGCCATCGCCGTCCGTAGCCAGGGGACCGGCCTCCCTCCCCAACTGTGCCATTGAAATCTAGCAGGACGCCTATGTAACGCTCCTTTCCAGGCAACGGATAGAGCCGACCCGAGCCGAGCGTGCCCGCATGCGAATTGTAAAAACTTTTGGTTTTTTTTTGGTCACGTACGCTGACTG from Zea mays cultivar B73 chromosome 6, Zm-B73-REFERENCE-NAM-5.0, whole genome shotgun sequence harbors:
- the LOC100280222 gene encoding MYB transcription factor, whose translation is MTELWMEVLPPPYFAGQAAGGWFLPDRRAGPGAWTLEENKMFERALARVDWDAPDRWERVAALLPGRTASDVAAHYDDLECDVGCIEAGFVPFPCYGSGGGASQSAGFTFDWDAGGLGFKRSCYVVGGGKRERGPDQERKKGVPWTEEEHKQFLMGLKKYGRGDWRNISRNFVTSRTPTQVASHAQKYFIRLNSGGKDKRRSSIHDITTVNLPDDDAGGTASASPPSVLTSASAPSSTGGGGPVVSEQFGVLVDSKPPAPHHHFVPHPYGNVKLEPVSSHHGGFLDDSVLMQMHCGQLQPLG